Proteins from a genomic interval of Stomatohabitans albus:
- a CDS encoding dihydrodipicolinate synthase family protein — MSHTRFYGMVPPVVTPFNTDGSVDHETLANVVNHLVESGMHGLFAMGSTGEVAYLTNRQRHDVLKTIIDTNAGRVPVIAGAIDLTAQRSIELANDAVELGADAFVVTAPIYAINDVKEIEDHFRIIGAGVDAPMFVYDIPVRVHKKIPADLLVRLGLDGVVAGVKDSSGDDVGFRRLVMANRAAGSPLRVFTGHEVVVDGMLLLGADGVVPGLANVDAARYAKLWDAAMAGDWATARVLQDELTSLFEIVFQATGRSGDAAGVGAFKVAMAAQGLLKSPAMAAPVQALDGDVAERIVEIVRANGL, encoded by the coding sequence ATGTCCCACACCCGTTTTTATGGGATGGTTCCCCCGGTTGTCACCCCGTTCAATACTGACGGCTCGGTGGACCACGAGACGTTAGCTAACGTCGTCAACCATCTAGTTGAATCAGGGATGCATGGCTTGTTTGCCATGGGTTCAACCGGTGAAGTGGCCTACTTGACCAATCGCCAACGCCATGATGTGTTGAAGACGATCATTGACACCAATGCTGGCCGTGTCCCCGTGATTGCCGGAGCTATTGACTTGACCGCTCAACGGTCTATCGAACTGGCAAACGATGCCGTTGAACTCGGTGCCGATGCCTTCGTGGTAACTGCACCGATCTATGCGATCAATGATGTCAAGGAAATCGAAGACCACTTCCGCATCATTGGTGCTGGAGTGGACGCACCCATGTTTGTCTATGACATTCCTGTTCGCGTGCACAAGAAAATACCTGCTGACCTTCTGGTCCGGTTAGGCCTTGACGGTGTGGTTGCTGGGGTCAAGGATTCCAGCGGTGATGACGTCGGGTTCCGTCGACTTGTCATGGCTAATCGTGCCGCCGGCAGCCCACTACGTGTCTTCACTGGCCATGAAGTTGTGGTTGACGGCATGTTGCTGCTTGGTGCTGACGGTGTCGTTCCTGGGTTGGCGAATGTTGACGCTGCTCGGTACGCAAAACTCTGGGATGCCGCAATGGCCGGTGATTGGGCCACCGCGCGGGTACTCCAAGATGAGTTGACCAGCCTGTTTGAAATTGTGTTCCAAGCCACTGGACGCTCCGGTGACGCCGCCGGTGTGGGTGCTTTCAAGGTGGCAATGGCCGCTCAGGGTCTATTGAAGAGTCCTGCGATGGCTGCGCCTGTCCAGGCACTCGACGGTGATGTGGCTGAACGTATTGTTGAGATTGTTCGCGCGAACGGTCTGTAG
- a CDS encoding FadR/GntR family transcriptional regulator → MNVAPKSRRDLVMDGIKNHIITNGLQPGDILPTETELCELLGASRSSIREAMRALATLEITEVHHGKGTFVGPMTLDPMVQLVVFRGVVKNKNSIGTLRDIVKVRQGLDIAESERIVSSLKDSSNPALWELVHAMEVRAEKGLTFPEEDRAFHTEIISKVGNPLMTQLVGAFWDIHTGVLPELGLHLPRNLVPTARAHGDMLFAAESGDVDAWRQSVVAHYEPLMTALEAAES, encoded by the coding sequence ATGAATGTCGCACCTAAGTCGCGCCGCGACCTGGTCATGGATGGGATTAAGAATCACATCATTACGAATGGACTCCAACCCGGTGATATTTTACCGACTGAAACGGAGCTTTGTGAACTCTTAGGGGCCTCTCGTTCATCAATCCGTGAGGCGATGCGGGCGCTGGCAACACTAGAAATCACTGAGGTGCATCACGGAAAAGGCACCTTTGTTGGACCGATGACCTTAGATCCGATGGTCCAACTTGTTGTATTTCGTGGAGTTGTAAAGAATAAAAATTCGATTGGCACATTGCGAGACATTGTGAAAGTCCGCCAAGGGCTTGATATTGCCGAGTCAGAACGGATTGTCTCCTCGCTTAAAGACTCCAGCAACCCCGCATTATGGGAACTTGTTCATGCCATGGAGGTACGTGCAGAAAAAGGGTTGACCTTTCCAGAAGAGGATCGGGCATTTCATACCGAGATTATTTCTAAAGTTGGGAATCCCTTAATGACGCAACTCGTTGGGGCATTCTGGGATATTCATACCGGAGTACTTCCTGAGCTTGGGCTACACCTGCCAAGGAATTTGGTGCCAACTGCTCGTGCACATGGCGATATGTTGTTTGCTGCTGAATCAGGTGATGTAGATGCGTGGCGCCAAAGTGTCGTTGCCCACTACGAACCGCTCATGACCGCACTAGAAGCAGCGGAATCATAA
- a CDS encoding ABC transporter substrate-binding protein: MAFNLLRSEQNKPRAIALMAAMMLGLAACSGGATSTGSEGAASEGSEMASEGTTESAEATKGGEIRAASAYDLSGSIDPATTSAAVTLAGNWHVMEGLVELDRVTGEPYAALAKELPKVDGNTFEVDLREGAKFSDGTDVKADDVVFSYNRVLENKEGFYDDFISFIEKVEPVDDDTIKFTMSSPFSLIDERLSVVKIVPKALVEKDAEAYGQLPVGSGPWKYVSATPNDKIVYAPNENYNGPKPASAETMTWDLLSDPAARVTALLDETVSAIENVPANDKESIENQGFKVESVDSFGLAFLMFNTKKAPWDKVEARQALFYALDIPTLIDDYLGGDANPVKSFLNEKHPNFHEAKNVYTYDVNKAKELLSQAGVQEGQEVTLRIADSWIKPMAPAIQQQLEAVGLKVNLKEMPSKALYPEIDSGDNDIVIAPGDPSVFGSDPDLLMRWWYGKNVWSETRYAWADNPEFEKLQGLLDEAAKLEGDAQQQKWNEAFDLLSEQVPLYPIMHRKVPTAYNENVLQNFKPVSTTGLSFIDVSVKQQ, from the coding sequence ATGGCTTTCAATTTGCTTCGTAGCGAACAGAATAAGCCTCGCGCGATTGCACTTATGGCTGCAATGATGCTTGGCCTTGCGGCTTGCAGTGGTGGCGCAACCAGCACTGGAAGCGAAGGTGCGGCATCTGAGGGCAGCGAGATGGCCTCAGAAGGCACGACTGAATCCGCTGAAGCCACCAAGGGTGGCGAGATCCGTGCCGCTTCTGCCTACGACCTATCTGGTTCCATCGACCCAGCTACCACTTCTGCTGCCGTTACCTTGGCAGGTAACTGGCATGTGATGGAAGGCCTGGTTGAACTCGACCGCGTAACCGGCGAACCCTACGCTGCGTTAGCTAAGGAACTTCCCAAGGTTGACGGCAATACGTTTGAGGTAGACCTCCGTGAAGGTGCAAAGTTCAGTGACGGTACTGACGTAAAGGCTGATGACGTGGTGTTCTCCTACAACCGCGTCCTTGAGAACAAAGAGGGCTTTTACGACGACTTCATCTCCTTCATTGAAAAGGTAGAGCCCGTCGACGATGACACGATCAAGTTCACGATGAGCAGCCCCTTTAGCTTGATTGACGAACGCTTGAGTGTGGTCAAGATCGTGCCTAAGGCACTTGTTGAAAAAGACGCAGAAGCCTATGGTCAGCTTCCCGTTGGCTCCGGTCCCTGGAAGTATGTTTCAGCGACCCCGAATGACAAGATTGTCTACGCCCCCAACGAGAACTACAACGGACCAAAGCCGGCGAGTGCGGAAACGATGACCTGGGATCTTCTTTCAGACCCAGCTGCGCGCGTAACCGCATTGTTGGATGAAACGGTTTCCGCAATCGAAAACGTTCCAGCCAACGATAAGGAAAGTATTGAAAATCAGGGCTTTAAGGTCGAAAGTGTTGATAGCTTCGGCTTGGCGTTCTTGATGTTCAATACCAAGAAGGCGCCATGGGACAAGGTTGAAGCACGTCAAGCGCTGTTTTATGCCTTGGACATCCCTACCTTGATTGATGATTACCTTGGTGGCGATGCCAACCCGGTAAAGAGCTTCTTGAACGAAAAGCACCCCAACTTCCACGAAGCAAAGAACGTCTACACCTATGACGTCAACAAAGCTAAGGAACTGTTGTCACAAGCTGGTGTCCAAGAAGGCCAAGAAGTCACCCTTCGTATTGCAGATAGCTGGATCAAGCCGATGGCACCAGCCATTCAGCAGCAGCTTGAAGCGGTAGGACTCAAGGTCAATTTGAAAGAAATGCCTTCCAAGGCGTTGTACCCAGAGATTGACTCCGGTGACAATGACATCGTAATTGCCCCCGGTGACCCGTCCGTATTCGGTTCTGACCCGGACTTGTTAATGCGTTGGTGGTACGGCAAGAACGTCTGGAGTGAAACCCGCTATGCCTGGGCTGATAATCCTGAATTCGAGAAGCTCCAGGGCCTCTTGGATGAAGCCGCCAAGTTGGAAGGCGATGCCCAACAGCAGAAGTGGAACGAAGCCTTTGACTTGTTGAGCGAACAGGTTCCGTTGTACCCGATTATGCACCGCAAGGTTCCCACGGCCTACAACGAAAATGTGTTGCAGAACTTCAAGCCCGTGAGCACCACCGGCTTAAGCTTCATTGACGTAAGCGTCAAGCAGCAGTAA
- the sufU gene encoding Fe-S cluster assembly sulfur transfer protein SufU: protein MALEDLYQELILDHYKQPRGRGEPEHFDVHVHHANPLCGDELDLWLGVEDGKLKILGFDGDGCSISMASASTMTQANTGRDMEDSLDVVEAFREMMHGEPIRREDDLGDGVAFSGVAKFPVRVKCALLGWMALRDAITTYQAGRTTNSVTIDE from the coding sequence ATGGCTTTAGAAGACTTGTACCAAGAGCTCATCTTGGACCATTACAAGCAACCCCGTGGGCGGGGCGAACCTGAGCATTTCGATGTGCATGTTCATCACGCAAACCCATTGTGCGGTGATGAATTGGACCTCTGGTTGGGTGTTGAGGATGGGAAGTTAAAGATCCTTGGCTTTGATGGTGATGGCTGTTCGATTTCGATGGCGAGTGCCTCAACGATGACACAGGCCAATACTGGCCGTGATATGGAAGACAGCCTTGACGTCGTTGAGGCCTTTCGTGAAATGATGCACGGTGAGCCGATCCGTCGGGAAGATGACCTGGGTGATGGCGTCGCCTTTTCAGGAGTAGCTAAGTTTCCAGTTCGGGTGAAATGCGCGTTATTGGGGTGGATGGCACTTCGAGATGCCATTACCACCTATCAAGCTGGACGAACAACAAATAGCGTGACCATTGACGAGTAG
- a CDS encoding ABC transporter permease, producing MANLLKLLARRLAVLPLMILGITLLVFIILAQVNPDIAATGALGEGASITARQEWIQANGYNDPLWTRFFSYIAGLLHGDMGVYGGQQLSVADRVASAFPVTLQLTFLGLIVAVTGALILGVVAAIYRDRMPDQVIRVISILCLATPSFWLAVLMIQLFTLKLGWLPGSGKLPAFSADPVGYFKRMALPALALGVPVMGQLTRVVRTSMVEELDRGYVQTALAAGIPYPIVIARNVLRNALITPVTVLGLRVGYLMGGAVVIEIIFNLPGMGRAILEGVTSNYPYLVQGVTLVVALAFVVINIVVDLLYVLINPRIRSV from the coding sequence ATGGCTAACTTATTGAAACTTCTTGCGCGGCGTCTGGCGGTCCTGCCATTGATGATTCTCGGCATTACGTTGCTGGTATTCATCATTTTGGCACAAGTCAATCCAGACATTGCCGCGACAGGCGCCTTAGGTGAAGGTGCATCTATTACCGCACGCCAAGAATGGATCCAAGCGAATGGGTATAACGATCCGCTTTGGACTCGATTCTTTAGTTACATCGCCGGTCTCCTCCATGGAGATATGGGTGTGTACGGCGGTCAGCAACTATCCGTAGCTGATCGGGTTGCCAGTGCCTTCCCCGTTACCCTGCAATTAACCTTTTTAGGTCTCATTGTTGCGGTGACCGGCGCACTCATCCTCGGTGTGGTTGCCGCTATTTATCGTGACCGTATGCCTGACCAAGTGATTCGTGTCATCAGTATTCTGTGTTTGGCCACCCCATCCTTCTGGCTTGCAGTGCTGATGATTCAGCTCTTTACATTGAAGCTGGGATGGCTTCCTGGTTCGGGCAAATTGCCGGCCTTCTCTGCCGACCCGGTCGGCTATTTCAAACGTATGGCGTTACCCGCCCTCGCCCTCGGAGTACCAGTGATGGGGCAGCTCACCCGTGTGGTTCGTACCTCAATGGTTGAAGAACTTGACCGTGGCTACGTTCAAACGGCATTAGCTGCGGGTATTCCCTATCCCATTGTGATTGCGCGTAATGTCCTGCGGAATGCGCTCATTACCCCAGTAACTGTTCTCGGGCTACGGGTTGGGTACCTCATGGGTGGAGCAGTCGTTATTGAAATTATCTTTAACCTGCCCGGTATGGGTCGCGCCATTTTGGAAGGTGTGACATCGAATTATCCCTACCTTGTTCAAGGCGTAACACTCGTTGTTGCCTTGGCCTTCGTGGTCATCAACATCGTCGTGGACCTGCTCTATGTCCTCATCAACCCCCGAATTCGGAGTGTCTAA
- a CDS encoding metal-sulfur cluster assembly factor: MSEGWPLETDPQELEGSADDLREQAQQVSPAFAGVETDADGVATVGACFEALKAVIDPEIGINIVDLGLVYDIVITDGFANVTMTLTSIGCPLSELLHQQVVLVLTQLPGIHGADVEFTFTPPWSTAMLSEEARLDLRAMGMNV, from the coding sequence ATGAGTGAAGGCTGGCCGCTAGAAACCGATCCCCAAGAGCTAGAGGGGAGTGCCGACGATCTTCGAGAACAGGCTCAACAAGTCAGTCCCGCATTTGCCGGTGTTGAAACCGATGCCGACGGTGTAGCCACGGTTGGCGCCTGTTTTGAAGCTTTAAAGGCTGTCATCGATCCAGAGATTGGCATCAATATTGTTGACCTCGGGCTGGTCTATGACATTGTTATCACTGATGGCTTTGCCAATGTCACGATGACCTTAACCAGCATTGGCTGCCCATTGAGTGAGCTACTCCATCAGCAAGTCGTCCTTGTCTTGACCCAGTTGCCAGGGATCCATGGCGCTGATGTTGAGTTCACCTTTACACCGCCCTGGTCTACGGCGATGCTGAGTGAAGAAGCCCGCCTTGACCTCCGTGCGATGGGGATGAATGTCTAG
- a CDS encoding ABC transporter ATP-binding protein — protein sequence MSSETTPIIELQDVKVHFRSRQGGLFGSQITAVKGVSVAVHPGETVGIVGESGSGKSTMAKVMVGLQDASEGKVLFKGRDVTSRSGAVRKEIGRIVSVVFQDPSTALNRRMRVRDTLLDPLNVHNIDTPAERLERVKQLIHLVGLPQSALDTLPGQLSGGQRQRVAIARALALEPDVIIADEPTSALDVSVRAQILNLLTDLKDELNLAMVFISHDIQTVRYISDRICVMNTGLIVEEGPAEQVFEHPSESYTKTLLGAAPSLLHPVLG from the coding sequence ATGAGTTCCGAAACGACCCCAATCATCGAACTTCAAGATGTAAAGGTTCATTTCCGCAGCCGCCAGGGTGGCCTCTTCGGAAGTCAGATCACCGCAGTCAAAGGGGTATCTGTCGCGGTCCATCCAGGTGAAACCGTCGGAATCGTGGGTGAATCTGGTTCGGGTAAATCGACGATGGCGAAAGTGATGGTCGGCCTCCAAGACGCCAGCGAAGGCAAGGTCCTCTTTAAAGGCCGCGATGTCACGAGTCGCTCAGGTGCTGTACGCAAGGAAATTGGGCGTATCGTCAGCGTTGTCTTCCAGGACCCATCAACTGCGTTGAACCGTCGTATGCGTGTACGCGATACCTTGCTGGATCCGTTGAATGTACACAACATCGATACCCCGGCTGAACGTCTCGAGCGCGTTAAGCAACTCATTCATCTTGTCGGGTTGCCGCAAAGTGCGCTTGATACGCTACCTGGCCAGTTATCGGGTGGGCAGCGTCAGCGCGTGGCAATTGCACGGGCATTGGCACTCGAACCTGATGTCATTATTGCCGATGAACCAACGAGCGCACTAGACGTGTCCGTACGTGCTCAGATTCTCAATTTGCTCACGGACTTGAAGGATGAACTGAACTTAGCCATGGTGTTCATCAGCCATGACATTCAGACCGTTCGTTACATCTCTGACCGAATTTGTGTGATGAACACCGGGCTTATTGTTGAAGAAGGCCCTGCCGAACAAGTCTTTGAACATCCATCTGAGTCCTACACCAAGACGCTACTTGGCGCGGCTCCAAGCCTGCTACACCCTGTTTTGGGTTAA
- a CDS encoding dipeptide/oligopeptide/nickel ABC transporter permease/ATP-binding protein yields MRPELTKTLERPGLRFVKNLSIPSKIALVFIVVICLMALFADVIAPHGPLEIIKPRQAPSAEFWFGTDNSGRDIYTRILYGARYSLVIGLGATTLALLAALVLGSIAATANKVISESIMRVLDVIMSFPGIALAVAFVAVLGRSTTMIIVTIAFLYTPQLTRVVRANVLNQYGEDYVSAGKVMGASTLHILVKHVLRNAIAPILVFATVLVADAIVFEASLSFIQAGVPQPEPSWGNIISDGRNQVLSGTWWPTFFPGMAITLTVLALNILSEGLTDAIVAPAPAGPKIAESLEDAVAEGEIDPHELAGSVAGWNSTEAIPLADRLQALREVEVTRTDRLVLPESATQAEPLLRVQDLTIAFPAIHGETDVVDKVSFEIRPGETMALVGESGCGKSITAKSIMGLLGKSARLGGQVMYEGKDLLTFSQKELNALRGHEMALIHQDALSALNPSMLIDAQFKQLTSRGGTRTAEDLLDLVGLEPGRVLKSYAHELSGGQRQRVLIAMALTRDPKLLIADEPTTALDVTVEHQVIELLNDLREKLGFAMLFVSHDLALVAEVSHKITVMYAGQMVEQASTSELLWNPQHEYTQGLLGAVLSIEAGNGRLHQVMGTVPSPREFPKGDRFAPRSTRPHLADEPSIWRQIPGTDHFYAAHEGDPDPVIFTPAGGTK; encoded by the coding sequence ATGCGCCCAGAATTAACGAAAACGCTCGAACGCCCTGGGTTGCGTTTCGTCAAGAACCTGTCTATCCCATCCAAGATCGCATTGGTCTTTATCGTTGTGATCTGTTTGATGGCGCTCTTCGCCGATGTGATTGCCCCGCACGGGCCACTTGAAATTATTAAGCCACGTCAGGCACCTTCGGCAGAGTTTTGGTTTGGTACCGACAACTCCGGTCGTGATATTTACACCCGTATCCTGTATGGCGCGCGATATTCTCTGGTCATCGGTCTTGGGGCCACGACGCTTGCGCTCCTCGCCGCGTTAGTACTCGGGTCAATTGCAGCTACAGCGAACAAAGTGATCTCAGAGAGCATCATGCGAGTGCTTGACGTGATTATGAGTTTCCCTGGTATCGCACTTGCAGTGGCATTCGTTGCTGTCCTGGGGCGTTCAACCACGATGATCATTGTGACTATCGCCTTCTTGTATACGCCACAGCTCACTCGCGTTGTTCGTGCCAATGTGTTGAACCAGTACGGTGAAGACTATGTGTCCGCCGGTAAGGTCATGGGGGCGAGCACCCTACACATCTTGGTTAAACATGTGCTCCGCAACGCCATCGCGCCCATCTTGGTCTTTGCAACCGTCCTTGTGGCAGATGCCATTGTGTTTGAAGCATCCTTAAGCTTTATCCAAGCCGGTGTACCTCAACCTGAACCGTCCTGGGGTAACATCATCTCTGATGGTCGTAACCAAGTGCTGAGTGGTACCTGGTGGCCAACATTCTTCCCAGGCATGGCCATTACATTGACGGTGCTGGCCTTGAATATTCTTTCGGAAGGGTTGACTGACGCGATTGTTGCCCCTGCTCCGGCAGGCCCCAAGATTGCAGAAAGCCTTGAAGATGCTGTTGCTGAAGGCGAAATCGATCCTCATGAACTTGCCGGGTCAGTGGCCGGCTGGAATAGCACTGAAGCCATTCCATTAGCTGATCGACTCCAAGCCCTCCGTGAAGTTGAAGTCACCCGCACTGATCGGCTTGTCCTTCCTGAATCAGCCACTCAAGCGGAACCGCTCCTGCGTGTGCAGGACTTGACTATTGCCTTCCCGGCAATCCACGGTGAAACGGACGTTGTTGACAAGGTCAGCTTTGAGATTCGTCCCGGCGAAACGATGGCGCTTGTTGGTGAATCTGGCTGTGGTAAATCGATTACTGCTAAGTCCATCATGGGCCTCTTGGGTAAATCAGCTCGCCTTGGTGGACAAGTTATGTATGAAGGTAAGGATCTGCTCACCTTCTCCCAAAAAGAACTCAACGCATTGCGTGGCCATGAAATGGCCCTCATTCACCAAGATGCCTTGAGTGCACTCAACCCATCCATGCTCATTGATGCGCAGTTCAAGCAACTGACCTCACGTGGCGGGACCCGAACTGCTGAAGATCTTCTTGACCTTGTGGGCTTGGAACCTGGCCGAGTACTCAAGAGCTATGCCCATGAATTATCTGGTGGTCAGCGCCAGCGTGTCCTTATCGCCATGGCCCTCACGCGGGACCCGAAACTGTTGATCGCAGATGAACCGACCACTGCACTGGATGTGACCGTGGAACATCAGGTCATTGAGTTGTTAAATGACCTCCGTGAGAAGCTTGGGTTTGCCATGCTGTTCGTATCGCATGACTTGGCGCTTGTTGCTGAAGTGAGCCACAAGATCACCGTCATGTATGCCGGACAGATGGTGGAACAAGCCTCAACAAGTGAACTGTTGTGGAATCCACAGCATGAATACACCCAAGGGTTATTGGGCGCAGTATTGAGCATCGAAGCTGGTAATGGGCGTCTCCATCAGGTGATGGGCACTGTTCCCAGCCCCCGTGAGTTCCCTAAGGGTGACCGTTTCGCACCGCGTTCAACACGACCACACTTGGCTGATGAACCGTCAATCTGGCGTCAGATTCCCGGGACCGATCATTTCTATGCGGCCCACGAAGGTGATCCTGACCCCGTGATCTTCACCCCTGCTGGAGGCACCAAATGA
- a CDS encoding ThiF family adenylyltransferase, whose amino-acid sequence MSRQPLVDPIPIDPQTVATYHRQLLVPQIGRDGQARLANAKVLLVGCGGLGSPVALYLAGAGIGTIGLVDEDVVSPSNLHRQVVHTYHDVGQLKTASAKAAILARNPNATVNEHTVRLDASNAVDLMRDYDLIVDGSDNLATRYVVSDAAELLRKPVVYGSVIRMEGQVSVFWAGQGPTYRDLVPNPPSPGAIPACSDAGVLGPVCAQVGSIMATEAIKLICGVGESLLGRLILIDALRQDTKTINVPVLPDRQPVTSVEDITLACESTNESSIPQIRPTELNQRLLSTTPPVLLDVRGEDEREIAVIAGSTHIPLQELASRLDELDKDAEIVTQCKGGGRSMQAAQILVDAGFTKVSNLDGGILAWADQVDPTMLRY is encoded by the coding sequence ATGTCTAGGCAACCGCTCGTTGACCCGATCCCGATCGACCCACAAACAGTAGCGACCTATCACCGTCAGCTATTGGTGCCACAAATTGGGCGAGACGGCCAGGCGCGTTTAGCCAATGCCAAGGTGCTCTTGGTTGGGTGTGGGGGGCTTGGCAGCCCGGTCGCCCTGTATTTGGCTGGTGCTGGTATTGGCACCATCGGGCTCGTTGATGAAGATGTGGTGAGTCCCTCTAATTTGCACCGTCAGGTTGTCCATACCTATCACGATGTGGGCCAACTCAAAACAGCGAGTGCGAAAGCGGCCATTTTGGCGCGTAACCCGAATGCAACGGTCAATGAACATACGGTTCGTCTTGATGCGTCAAATGCCGTTGATCTTATGCGTGACTATGACCTCATTGTTGACGGATCAGACAATTTAGCGACCCGCTATGTGGTGAGTGACGCTGCGGAATTATTACGCAAACCAGTTGTCTATGGGTCCGTTATCCGAATGGAAGGTCAAGTCAGTGTGTTTTGGGCTGGACAGGGCCCTACCTACCGAGATTTGGTCCCCAACCCGCCCTCGCCAGGGGCAATACCGGCGTGCAGTGATGCGGGTGTGCTCGGGCCGGTTTGTGCTCAAGTTGGATCGATCATGGCGACGGAGGCTATCAAACTGATCTGTGGGGTAGGGGAGAGCCTGCTTGGTCGTTTGATACTCATAGATGCACTACGGCAGGATACAAAAACGATTAACGTTCCGGTATTGCCTGATCGCCAACCCGTTACCAGCGTGGAGGATATTACCTTGGCTTGCGAATCTACGAACGAATCGTCCATTCCCCAAATTCGTCCCACCGAATTGAACCAGCGCCTACTCAGTACAACGCCACCCGTATTACTTGATGTTCGTGGTGAAGATGAACGCGAGATTGCCGTCATTGCGGGAAGCACCCATATCCCACTCCAGGAGCTTGCCAGTCGCCTGGATGAGTTAGATAAGGATGCTGAGATTGTTACCCAGTGCAAGGGTGGGGGGCGCAGTATGCAAGCGGCACAGATACTGGTCGATGCTGGCTTTACCAAGGTGAGCAATCTCGACGGTGGGATATTGGCATGGGCCGACCAGGTTGACCCTACAATGCTGAGGTATTAA
- a CDS encoding type I phosphomannose isomerase catalytic subunit: MPILTLIPHFSERPWGGSALTAYGAPSGVPIGEAWVVAAHPNGVSVVESATGIGQETIGLGLDQVWENHRHVFGDLPGERFPLLTKIIDANDWLSLQLHPNDAQAPAGDLGKAECWYVIGAEPGAQLVHGITESDLEAAKIRILQSDFDGFFVYHDVHVGDFFDVPTGLVHGIGPGIQILETQQNSDTTYRLYDWDRPGLDGQLRPLHLQESADCVRTDVPHGTTTPTVSTQDGFERRHYVTNAHFGVDVWHVSGETTVERPHPQLIIVSVVSGSITIDDGDGPVSLVVGQSAVIGAHPEPLHLDGAGEVVVSWPVQ, encoded by the coding sequence ATGCCCATTTTGACCCTCATTCCACACTTCTCTGAGCGGCCTTGGGGTGGATCGGCATTAACGGCCTACGGTGCTCCTTCTGGCGTCCCTATTGGTGAGGCTTGGGTCGTTGCTGCCCACCCCAATGGCGTGTCTGTTGTTGAGTCGGCTACTGGTATTGGCCAAGAGACGATCGGGTTAGGCCTGGATCAGGTATGGGAAAACCATCGGCACGTATTTGGTGATCTACCCGGCGAACGTTTCCCCTTATTGACCAAGATCATTGATGCCAATGATTGGCTGAGTTTGCAATTACACCCCAATGATGCCCAAGCTCCAGCCGGAGACCTGGGTAAGGCTGAATGCTGGTATGTGATTGGAGCTGAACCAGGTGCTCAGCTTGTGCACGGCATTACCGAATCTGATCTTGAAGCCGCCAAAATCCGCATTCTGCAGAGTGATTTTGACGGTTTCTTTGTCTATCACGATGTACATGTCGGTGACTTTTTTGATGTACCAACCGGGCTCGTGCACGGGATCGGTCCGGGTATTCAGATTCTTGAAACCCAGCAGAATAGTGACACCACCTACCGGCTCTATGACTGGGATCGACCGGGCCTTGACGGGCAATTGCGTCCACTGCATCTTCAAGAGTCTGCTGATTGTGTACGAACCGATGTGCCTCACGGTACAACGACACCAACGGTGAGCACCCAAGACGGGTTTGAACGACGTCACTACGTCACTAATGCCCATTTTGGTGTTGATGTATGGCACGTGAGTGGTGAAACCACCGTTGAACGCCCGCACCCTCAACTCATTATTGTGAGTGTTGTCTCTGGCAGCATCACCATTGATGACGGTGATGGTCCGGTCTCTCTTGTAGTCGGGCAAAGCGCGGTCATTGGAGCACACCCCGAGCCACTTCACCTAGACGGCGCCGGAGAGGTCGTGGTGAGCTGGCCAGTCCAATAA